AGCTCCCTTACAGGAAGTTAAAGATTGGTTATCTTTTTATGAGGAATTTTGGAATGAAAGAGCGGCAATACTTAAGAATATACTGGAGGAATAGACTATGGCTGATTTAGCATTAGATTTTCAATTCAAGAGTCCCGTTAATAAAGTATGGGATGCCTTAACGAATTCAGAAACACTTGCAAAATGGGTAATGGAAAATAATTTCAAACCGATCGTAGGATACAAATGTCAGTTTCGTAATGAGGCAATCGGTTTAGTTGTAGAGAGTGAAGTATTGGTAGTGGACGAGCCTAACAAGTTATCGTACACATGGGTCGGTGGGCCGATAAATACAATCGTCACATGGACGTTAAAGCAAGAGGGTGAAACTACACACTTACATCTTGAACATACCGGTTTTGAAGAAGAAAACCAGGCGGCATTCAATGGCGCGAAATATGGTTGGTCAAGTATGGTGGACAAGTTGAGTAAACTGTTAGGAGAAATGTAAATGGGCTTTTTTCAAGACGCAATAGCGATATTTAAAAAGAGGGATTTAGTATTCATTAAGAGCTACAAGGAATCAGAAAATGTGTATACGTTCCTATTTGAAAAAGAGAAGGATGTAACGTGGAAAGCAGGACAACATGGTTTGTTTACAATTACTCATAAGAAAATAAAAAATGGAACACGGCCAATTAGTCTGGCATCTGCTCCCTCGGAAGATGTTGTTCAACTAACACTTGGTATTAATGATACGCCGAGTGAGTTCAAGAAGGCGATGTTAGAGCTGCAACCGGGCATGAAAATAAGGATGAGTGGGCCAGTAGGGTCGTTTTATTTAAAAGATGACAGTCCTACCATCCTAATCGCAGGTGGAATTGGGATTACACCATTTCGGTCGATGCTGAAACAGATCGAGGCGGAAGGGAATGGAGTCGGAAAACAAATACACCTACTTTATATTGATAGCAAAGGGTCATTTGTCTATAAAGATGAACTCGATAAAATTGCTGACAATACTTCGGTAACTGTAACTTACCTTGATTCGAGGAATGATTTACAACAAGAGATAAGCAAGCTGTCCGGCTTATATCTGAACAATGGTACCTACTATATTGCAGGACCTAAGACAATGGTGGAAACTCTCTCCGGTCACTTGCAAGGCAATTCTATATCGAAAAAGAGCATTAAAAAGGATGTCTTTTTTGGGTACTAACGGCTTTATGCACAATCAAAGGAACCTTATCAAATTAACATTTGATCGGGTTCTTTTTTATTTGCTTCTTCCAGGCAAGTCCTTGTGAATTTTGTGTTACTGCTATCTTTTTTCAATCGCCATACGTAAGTTCGAGATGACTCCAAGCAATACTATTAATGAGCAAACTGTTTTTTCAAAAGGTGTTCCAAACATTTGTTGTATAAACCCAAAAGACCAAAGTGCGACAAAAAGCCAGCAAATATAGGTTATTCCTCTTTTGTGCGTATGTGGAATATTTTTGCCGGCAATCAGAGTGAATACTCCTCCAATAATAGAAATAAAGATACTGATAATCGATATTGGTAGCTGCGCAGCGAAGGATTCAGAGCGTCCGCCATTAACCCATGTGAATGGAATAATGCCGCTAATAATTAGAACATGGATGCAAACAGTCAAAGCGTAAAAAACAAGCCCCATAAATACAGCAGTTTTCAAGTTAATTTTCCTAAATTTCTCTAGTATAAAATCACCTCATTTCTTCCTTTTATCATTTTATTTAATCTAGTGAGATACTATTCCTACGTGATTTTCCATACGATACGATTTTTGTGCTCAAGCCCCAACCGAATTTCTAAGCTTAGATAATGGTTAAACTAACCTCTTTAGTTCACTAAGGAAAAGGGCTTTAGGCTTTACCCCGTCAACAACCGAACGCGCTACAGTCTGGTAGGCGCTTTTTTTATTTGCTTGGTCAATGTGCAGGGCACATAAGCATGCAAAGATGAATATCTTAATGGCGAAGTCATTATGTTTACGGAGGAATCGTAATCGGATATTTTGTGAACGTAGATCAAGGTGTAAATTTATTCGTTGAAGATCTTAACCCGAAAGGCAGCAAGACCATTGTATTTATACATGGCTGGCCATTGAGCCATAAACAGTTCGAATACCAGTTTGATATTCTCCCATCAATGGGGTTTCGCTGTATCGGCATAGACTGGAGGGGCTTCGGAAATTCGGATAAACCTCTCGATGGCTATACGTTAGATAGACTAGCTGATGATATCCGTGCTGTTGTGGGTGCGCTACAACTAGAGAACTTTGCGCTTGTAGGCCACTCAACGGGTGGATCTATTGCGATTCGATATATGACGAGATATAACGGTTACGGAGTATCCCAGCTCGTACTTGTCGATGCGGCAGCTCCATTAGGATTCTCTGAAGAAACAGCCAATCGATATCTTACACAATCAGTAAATGATCGCCCTAAAATGATGCAGGACGTCATAGATGGTTTTTTCTTTCAGTATATAACTAACCAATTCTCTGATTGGTTTTTTCAGATGGGTATGCAGGCTGCAGGTTGGTCGACCGCTGCAATC
The sequence above is drawn from the Sporosarcina luteola genome and encodes:
- a CDS encoding SRPBCC family protein, which gives rise to MADLALDFQFKSPVNKVWDALTNSETLAKWVMENNFKPIVGYKCQFRNEAIGLVVESEVLVVDEPNKLSYTWVGGPINTIVTWTLKQEGETTHLHLEHTGFEEENQAAFNGAKYGWSSMVDKLSKLLGEM
- a CDS encoding FAD-dependent oxidoreductase, with amino-acid sequence MGFFQDAIAIFKKRDLVFIKSYKESENVYTFLFEKEKDVTWKAGQHGLFTITHKKIKNGTRPISLASAPSEDVVQLTLGINDTPSEFKKAMLELQPGMKIRMSGPVGSFYLKDDSPTILIAGGIGITPFRSMLKQIEAEGNGVGKQIHLLYIDSKGSFVYKDELDKIADNTSVTVTYLDSRNDLQQEISKLSGLYLNNGTYYIAGPKTMVETLSGHLQGNSISKKSIKKDVFFGY
- a CDS encoding alpha/beta fold hydrolase, producing the protein MGYFVNVDQGVNLFVEDLNPKGSKTIVFIHGWPLSHKQFEYQFDILPSMGFRCIGIDWRGFGNSDKPLDGYTLDRLADDIRAVVGALQLENFALVGHSTGGSIAIRYMTRYNGYGVSQLVLVDAAAPLGFSEETANRYLTQSVNDRPKMMQDVIDGFFFQYITNQFSDWFFQMGMQAAGWSTAAIIQLLRDLNLYKDLSEISAPTLIIHGIHDKVIPFSQAKEVNELIPNSRLISFKYSGHGAFWEERDKFNRLLTQFIR